In Methanosarcina barkeri MS, a single window of DNA contains:
- a CDS encoding carboxylate--amine ligase has translation MKVLITDGEFKHSLAAVRALGKQGIEVISSSMYERNMSFYSKYCNKQYLYSDQINEKVFISNLIDIIKQESCDVLLPIGFKSCMKISKYQQTLEQYVKVPLPNYEFMLIASDKNKTIKFAMEMGIPTPKTIFPMSIEEVKKISNDLQYPVVIKAPEESGSVKYANNEKELMILYTQVCISHPQQIESGKFPQIQEYIPGEGYGFFALFNHGEPRAIFAHKRLHEYPPTGGPSTMAQSIYDPDLNAIGLRLLKSLSWHGVAMVEFKKDIRDNTFKLIEINPKFWGSLDLAIASGVNFPYLAVKMCIDGDIKPVFEYNNNLIFKWMFPDFVYSIANNCLGNYFVNLFNKNITNDLDYNDIKPNLFQFIDTVSEIYLRIKKKNLRYPHGKPEIEHDH, from the coding sequence ATGAAAGTGTTAATTACTGATGGAGAGTTTAAACATAGTCTTGCAGCTGTTAGAGCTCTTGGAAAACAGGGAATTGAAGTCATATCTTCATCAATGTATGAACGAAATATGTCTTTTTATTCGAAATATTGTAATAAACAGTATTTATATTCAGATCAAATTAATGAAAAAGTGTTTATCTCAAACCTTATAGACATAATTAAACAAGAAAGTTGCGATGTATTGTTGCCCATTGGATTTAAAAGTTGTATGAAGATTTCAAAATATCAGCAAACTTTGGAACAATACGTAAAAGTCCCACTTCCAAATTATGAATTTATGCTCATAGCATCTGATAAAAATAAAACGATTAAATTTGCGATGGAAATGGGTATTCCCACACCAAAAACAATATTTCCTATGTCAATAGAAGAGGTAAAAAAAATTTCAAATGATCTTCAATATCCTGTCGTAATTAAAGCACCGGAAGAATCAGGATCTGTAAAGTATGCAAATAATGAAAAGGAATTAATGATATTATATACACAAGTATGTATTTCCCATCCACAACAAATAGAATCCGGAAAGTTTCCACAAATTCAAGAATATATTCCTGGTGAAGGATACGGTTTTTTTGCACTTTTCAATCATGGTGAACCTAGAGCAATTTTTGCGCATAAGAGACTTCATGAATATCCACCTACTGGTGGACCAAGTACAATGGCGCAAAGCATTTATGATCCAGATCTAAATGCAATTGGTTTAAGACTTCTAAAATCTCTCTCTTGGCATGGGGTGGCAATGGTAGAGTTTAAAAAAGATATCAGAGATAACACATTTAAATTAATAGAAATTAACCCAAAATTTTGGGGTTCCTTAGATCTTGCAATTGCATCTGGAGTTAATTTTCCATATCTTGCAGTTAAGATGTGTATAGATGGAGATATTAAACCCGTTTTTGAATATAATAATAATTTGATATTTAAATGGATGTTCCCAGATTTCGTATATTCCATCGCAAATAATTGTTTAGGAAATTATTTCGTTAATTTATTTAATAAAAATATCACAAATGACTTGGATTATAACGATATAAAACCAAATTTATTTCAATTTATTGATACAGTCTCGGAAATATATTTAAGAATAAAAAAGAAAAACTTAAGATATCCACATGGCAAACCGGAGATTGAACATGATCATTGA
- a CDS encoding PHP domain-containing protein has protein sequence MQKKNLDGIAITDHGTIKGGLEAKKINKDPNLIVIVGCEINTEIGDIIGLFLNKEINSRNSMEVIREIKAQDGIVVLPHPYRGHKLNEELLNSVDAIEGFNARSTIEENEKGMELAKKYNKPIVAGSDAHFTSEIGNAKCCINEEIGDLKLALLSHKKIYCNPSPQHYKEISQIIKSFKMRKIKKIPFQIIYLAHNLIKREFI, from the coding sequence TTGCAAAAAAAAAACCTAGATGGAATTGCGATAACTGATCACGGTACAATAAAAGGAGGACTTGAAGCTAAAAAGATAAACAAAGATCCTAATTTAATAGTAATAGTTGGATGTGAGATAAATACAGAGATTGGGGATATTATAGGTCTTTTTTTGAATAAAGAAATAAATTCAAGAAATAGCATGGAAGTAATAAGAGAAATTAAAGCACAAGATGGAATTGTAGTACTTCCTCATCCCTACAGAGGTCATAAATTAAATGAAGAGTTATTAAACTCTGTTGATGCCATTGAAGGATTTAACGCCAGAAGTACTATAGAAGAAAATGAAAAAGGGATGGAATTAGCCAAAAAGTACAATAAACCAATTGTTGCGGGAAGTGATGCCCATTTCACTTCAGAAATTGGGAATGCTAAATGCTGCATTAATGAAGAGATTGGAGATTTAAAACTCGCTTTGTTATCTCATAAGAAAATATATTGTAATCCAAGTCCTCAGCATTATAAAGAGATCAGCCAAATTATAAAATCATTTAAAATGAGAAAAATAAAAAAAATTCCGTTTCAAATCATATATTTAGCACACAACTTGATAAAGAGAGAATTTATATGA
- a CDS encoding polysaccharide pyruvyl transferase family protein, producing MINKTIGLLGAIGYDDMGDDALLLANLDALKSREYNILIFSYSVSRTTNLLISYGFLPENSLSDTIKIVDSFDYLNQKIMYKYIDVVLNRLCRNSSDIFQTINHNRTLKKITNNIKTENKQIPHFIEYLTNIKECSLLLFIGGGYMNRYWGCKIYQFISTLSIAHEVGIPCIASGQTFGPLDDIQKKIVKKHINKLDYISTRDINRSKKRLLELGFDENKIIEGPDDAIFLSKNMNYINRYDSSFVVTVNFGLFLKYSKYPLEYIYTIFAQFFDYLVDSKNAIILNISMTISGKDIEQGLSIQSKMKHKDKFYFVPLYTDLKTIKAIISTSDLVVSSRLHPIVFSISERRPYIGISGGGEYYNSKLMGISEIYSYISDNHIIEADNLSLDKLKNLLSSTLNEDYRLNNIYELNETKRNNFLKKVDSYFYKS from the coding sequence ATGATAAACAAAACCATAGGACTTTTAGGTGCAATAGGGTATGACGACATGGGCGATGATGCATTGCTATTGGCGAATCTCGATGCTTTAAAATCAAGGGAATATAATATTCTTATTTTTTCATATAGTGTATCTAGAACCACAAATCTTTTGATATCATATGGATTTTTACCAGAGAATAGTCTCTCCGATACTATTAAGATTGTCGACTCTTTTGATTATCTTAATCAAAAGATTATGTATAAGTATATAGATGTAGTATTAAATCGTCTGTGTAGAAATTCATCTGATATTTTCCAAACAATTAATCATAATCGAACTTTAAAAAAAATCACTAATAACATTAAGACCGAAAATAAACAAATCCCACACTTTATCGAATACCTGACTAACATCAAAGAGTGTTCTTTGCTACTCTTTATTGGGGGAGGGTATATGAATAGATATTGGGGATGTAAAATATATCAATTTATAAGCACTCTTTCAATTGCTCACGAAGTTGGAATTCCATGCATTGCATCAGGCCAAACTTTCGGACCGCTTGATGATATACAGAAAAAAATTGTAAAAAAACATATTAATAAATTGGATTATATCTCAACTCGGGACATCAACCGGTCAAAAAAAAGGTTATTGGAACTTGGATTTGACGAAAATAAGATTATAGAAGGACCTGATGATGCCATTTTTTTAAGCAAAAATATGAATTACATAAATAGATATGATTCCTCTTTCGTTGTTACTGTAAATTTTGGACTATTTTTAAAATACAGTAAGTATCCACTTGAATATATATACACTATTTTTGCACAATTTTTTGACTACCTGGTGGACAGCAAAAATGCTATTATTTTGAACATTTCGATGACCATTAGCGGTAAGGATATTGAGCAGGGATTATCGATACAAAGTAAAATGAAACATAAGGATAAGTTTTATTTTGTGCCTTTATACACTGATTTGAAAACAATTAAAGCAATTATTTCGACTTCCGATCTTGTTGTGAGTAGTCGGTTGCATCCAATCGTATTTTCGATTAGTGAAAGAAGACCCTATATTGGCATCTCCGGTGGTGGAGAATACTACAACTCTAAATTAATGGGTATCTCGGAAATTTACAGTTATATATCCGATAATCATATAATTGAAGCTGATAATTTGTCTCTAGATAAATTAAAAAATTTGTTATCTTCAACATTAAATGAAGATTATAGATTGAATAATATTTACGAATTAAATGAAACTAAAAGAAACAACTTTTTAAAGAAGGTGGACTCTTATTTTTATAAAAGCTAA
- a CDS encoding ISAzo13-like element transposase-related protein, with protein MTDGGGSNSSRHYIFKEDLQKLVNEIGIEIRMAHYPPYTSKYNPIEHKLFCHVTAACKGAVFSSLDVVKSLIDKTSTSTGLKVVSTIKDKVYATARKVSENFKENMKLYLMIIWENGIIEQFQK; from the coding sequence TTGACAGATGGTGGTGGAAGCAACTCAAGTAGACATTATATTTTCAAGGAAGACTTACAAAAGCTGGTAAATGAAATTGGAATTGAAATTCGAATGGCTCACTATCCACCATACACTTCGAAATATAATCCAATTGAACATAAGTTATTCTGCCATGTAACGGCTGCCTGTAAGGGTGCCGTTTTCAGCAGTCTTGATGTGGTTAAAAGCCTTATTGATAAGACTTCTACATCAACAGGACTGAAAGTGGTTTCGACGATTAAGGATAAAGTTTATGCAACAGCAAGAAAAGTAAGTGAAAACTTCAAGGAAAATATGAAATTGTATTTGATGATTATCTGGGAAAATGGAATTATAGAGCAATTCCAGAAATGA
- the ltrA gene encoding group II intron reverse transcriptase/maturase codes for MKGSHSNTLIQKAETLAVNLLWNKTNRETGCYSEQAEPINEKLTNKQLKFRWNNINWKAVETHVNRLQVRITKAVFKGKWNLVKRLSYLLTHSFYAKLLAVRKVIQNKGKKTAGIDGELWKTPDAKMKASLSLTNRRYKAKPLKRVHIEKYGKSKKRPLGIPTMYDRAMQSLYALALNPISEATADKHSFGFRKFRSTHDACEQIFGCTCQKFSASWILEGDIKGCFDNISHQWLLDNIPMDKSVLKQFLKAGFVFKQNLFPTKKGTPQGGIISPILANMTLDGIEGILANKYHRGKSGRITKFQRDKHNVNFVRYADDFIVTAKTEEIAEEAKELIKIFLKDKGLELSEEKTLITHINDGFDFLGWNFRKYKGKLLIKPSKKSIQKVTEKISDVIKNGKPWTQEKLIQTLNPIITGWSNYHQGVVSKEIFSEMDKRIWSMTWKWAKRRHPGRSHHWISRKYWHTKGARHWVFSTETNQLKLLSNKKIVRHIKLTLGINPYLDKGYYAERKYNQGLRKLSGKFRKVWDNQEGICPICNFPIDINTDAVERPLHHKNGSHEDNRTYNLIYLHAHCHRQYHATNSKSNNCCPTQGLEDA; via the coding sequence ATGAAAGGGAGTCATTCAAATACGCTGATTCAGAAAGCAGAAACACTTGCTGTCAATCTCTTATGGAATAAAACAAACAGAGAGACTGGCTGTTATAGTGAACAAGCTGAACCAATCAACGAGAAGCTCACTAACAAACAACTGAAATTTCGATGGAACAATATCAATTGGAAAGCAGTTGAAACACATGTTAATAGGCTACAAGTCAGGATTACGAAAGCGGTTTTTAAAGGCAAATGGAACTTAGTTAAAAGATTAAGCTATTTGTTAACCCACTCTTTCTACGCCAAATTGTTAGCTGTCAGAAAGGTAATTCAGAACAAAGGTAAGAAAACGGCAGGAATCGATGGTGAATTGTGGAAAACTCCCGACGCCAAGATGAAAGCCTCCCTTAGTCTAACTAACAGAAGATATAAAGCCAAACCATTAAAAAGAGTTCATATTGAAAAATATGGGAAGTCAAAGAAACGACCTTTAGGTATCCCAACCATGTACGACAGAGCTATGCAATCATTATATGCATTAGCACTTAACCCGATTTCAGAAGCTACGGCAGACAAACACTCTTTTGGATTTAGAAAATTCAGAAGTACACATGACGCATGCGAACAAATATTTGGATGCACATGTCAAAAGTTCTCTGCATCCTGGATACTGGAAGGAGATATAAAAGGTTGCTTCGATAACATTAGTCACCAATGGTTACTTGACAATATTCCAATGGACAAATCAGTTCTTAAACAATTCCTTAAAGCAGGCTTCGTTTTTAAACAAAACCTCTTTCCGACCAAAAAAGGTACACCGCAAGGTGGTATCATATCCCCAATTCTTGCCAATATGACCTTAGATGGGATTGAAGGTATATTGGCAAATAAATATCATCGCGGAAAAAGTGGAAGAATAACAAAATTTCAACGTGATAAACATAACGTAAATTTTGTAAGGTATGCAGATGACTTCATTGTTACTGCAAAAACTGAGGAAATAGCGGAAGAAGCCAAAGAACTGATTAAAATATTCCTAAAAGATAAAGGTCTGGAATTATCGGAAGAAAAAACACTAATTACCCATATTAACGATGGTTTTGACTTTTTAGGCTGGAATTTCAGAAAATACAAAGGAAAGCTTCTTATCAAACCATCCAAAAAATCCATTCAGAAAGTCACTGAGAAAATCAGTGATGTCATCAAGAATGGCAAACCTTGGACACAAGAAAAATTAATCCAAACTCTTAACCCAATCATAACTGGATGGTCTAATTACCATCAAGGCGTGGTATCCAAAGAAATATTCTCTGAAATGGATAAAAGAATCTGGAGTATGACATGGAAGTGGGCCAAGAGAAGACACCCAGGTAGATCCCATCACTGGATAAGTCGGAAATACTGGCATACCAAGGGAGCAAGACATTGGGTATTTTCAACTGAAACAAACCAACTGAAGCTTTTATCAAATAAAAAGATAGTTAGACACATCAAACTAACATTAGGTATAAACCCTTACCTCGACAAAGGATACTATGCTGAACGCAAATACAATCAAGGCTTAAGAAAGCTTTCAGGAAAATTCAGGAAAGTGTGGGATAACCAAGAAGGCATATGTCCTATCTGCAATTTTCCAATTGACATTAATACTGATGCAGTAGAAAGACCTCTACATCACAAGAATGGAAGCCACGAAGATAACAGAACATACAACTTAATCTATTTGCATGCACACTGTCATAGACAATACCACGCAACTAACTCCAAATCAAATAACTGCTGCCCAACACAAGGGTTAGAAGATGCTTGA
- the istA gene encoding IS21 family transposase, protein MLKMEEWLLIRDLYSQGLNISEISERTGYDRKTVRKYLQLKTLPEPQKRPPRPSKLDPYKPYLLEKINEKHYTAARLFREIQKMGFDGGETIVKDFVRTVRPKQGVPAVLRYETKPGVQAQVDWGELGTVEVDGKLKKLFCFSMILGYSRMRYVECTLSIDTFTLIQCHLNAFQYFGGCTQEILYDNMKQVVIKRAMKSSDSEWNSQYEDFFKHYGFIPRLCRPYRPQTKGKIENTIGYVKRDFFLGREFSSLESLNNQALEWLKRVNSSIHGTTHEIPLERFKNEKEKLNLLNQVPRYKVVKTETRKISRDCYISYLGNKYSVPYKFAGRTAKLQIFEGKFEVYVDYEKVCEHEILPGNCRVTRKKEHFKGLLSEILNENSKCKKSPHILLKFSGLEVEKRSLDVYETFSDGGLE, encoded by the coding sequence ATGCTGAAAATGGAGGAATGGTTATTGATACGAGATTTGTATTCACAAGGCTTGAACATAAGCGAAATCTCTGAAAGAACAGGTTATGACAGAAAAACTGTAAGAAAATATCTTCAGCTGAAAACCTTACCCGAACCCCAGAAACGTCCGCCAAGACCGAGCAAACTTGATCCGTATAAACCTTACTTACTCGAAAAGATTAATGAAAAACACTATACTGCAGCTCGCCTCTTTCGTGAAATACAGAAAATGGGTTTTGATGGTGGAGAAACCATCGTTAAGGATTTTGTGAGAACAGTCAGACCTAAACAGGGAGTACCTGCGGTACTCCGATATGAGACAAAACCAGGTGTTCAGGCTCAGGTTGACTGGGGAGAATTAGGAACGGTTGAAGTCGATGGAAAACTCAAAAAACTTTTCTGTTTTAGCATGATTCTTGGATACTCAAGAATGCGATATGTCGAATGTACACTGAGCATTGACACTTTTACATTAATTCAGTGCCATTTGAATGCATTTCAATACTTTGGTGGATGTACACAGGAAATTCTGTACGACAACATGAAACAAGTTGTAATAAAGAGAGCAATGAAATCCTCAGATTCAGAATGGAACTCACAGTATGAGGATTTCTTCAAGCATTATGGATTCATTCCTCGCTTATGCAGGCCATATAGACCTCAGACAAAAGGGAAAATTGAGAACACTATTGGATACGTAAAGAGGGATTTTTTCCTTGGAAGAGAATTCAGCTCTCTTGAGAGCCTGAATAATCAGGCTCTTGAGTGGTTAAAGAGAGTGAATTCAAGTATACATGGAACAACTCATGAAATCCCTCTTGAGCGCTTTAAGAATGAAAAAGAGAAACTGAACCTTTTGAATCAAGTTCCCAGATACAAAGTTGTTAAGACAGAAACCAGAAAGATCTCAAGAGACTGTTATATTTCTTATCTTGGAAATAAGTATTCTGTTCCTTACAAGTTTGCAGGAAGAACTGCAAAGCTTCAGATCTTTGAAGGAAAATTCGAGGTCTATGTTGATTATGAGAAGGTCTGTGAACATGAAATTCTTCCAGGTAACTGCAGAGTTACCAGGAAAAAAGAACATTTCAAGGGTCTTCTGAGTGAGATTCTTAACGAGAATTCAAAATGTAAGAAGAGTCCACATATTCTGTTGAAGTTTTCAGGTCTTGAAGTTGAAAAGAGGTCTCTCGATGTCTATGAAACATTCAGTGATGGTGGTTTAGAATGA
- a CDS encoding ISAzo13-like element transposase-related protein: MGKRGPKPKFTDVSCPNQNCKFYCTGTVKVYDHDFNTFSNGVVIPHGIYDMKRNEGYITLGASKDTSEFCCDCIKYWWENYGKINYLKANSILVLADGVNGG, from the coding sequence ATGGGAAAACGAGGACCTAAACCAAAATTCACTGATGTCTCCTGTCCTAATCAAAATTGTAAATTTTATTGTACTGGAACGGTAAAAGTATATGATCACGACTTCAATACATTTTCAAATGGCGTTGTAATTCCACATGGCATATACGATATGAAACGTAATGAAGGCTACATCACTTTAGGAGCCAGTAAGGATACGAGTGAATTTTGTTGTGACTGCATTAAATACTGGTGGGAAAATTACGGCAAGATAAATTACCTCAAGGCAAACAGCATTTTAGTTTTGGCAGATGGTGTCAACGGCGGTTAA
- a CDS encoding flippase — MANTKFIKDVGLIGITQALIGLSGFFLLPVITKTLGSYDYGIWAQINITVSLLSPLALMGLSMGVVRFLSSEKDNEKIREGFFSVLFFVAFTGLLVSIVVFLLSDFLAASIFKDISTSDFIKVGAFLVFLSAINQISLFYFRVSRQTETFAFLTLFQTFGQLTLILSFLLMGFGLFEVISAVLIVQGLLFIISIYKIVSQIGFRIPKFNQIEEYLKYSAPLTPNSLIRWITDSSDRYMVSYFLGLSQVGIYSASYAIGNLILLFITPLQFILFPELSRLFDEGKIDEVKVYLSYSMKYFLLIAIPAVFGLSALAKPMLEILTTHEFISGSIVIPFIALSGLLSGIFQIVINITHLVKKTKFNLYIHIFAALLNIVFNFLLIPSIGIVGAAIATLISYTLMVIICILVSYKYIEFNLNFGFILRSVMASSIMLGVISCLNPSNIMGLFGSVLMGAFVYLTIMILIKGISRHDLNIVKDFCINIRNMLFKKINYVLFR; from the coding sequence ATGGCAAATACCAAATTTATAAAAGATGTTGGGCTTATAGGAATTACTCAGGCCTTAATAGGGCTGAGTGGCTTCTTTTTGCTTCCAGTAATCACAAAAACGCTGGGGTCTTATGATTATGGGATTTGGGCACAAATAAATATTACTGTGTCTCTTTTATCTCCTCTCGCTCTTATGGGCCTATCTATGGGAGTTGTAAGATTTCTCTCTTCGGAAAAAGACAACGAAAAAATAAGGGAAGGATTTTTTTCTGTACTGTTTTTTGTTGCTTTCACCGGATTATTAGTATCTATAGTGGTATTTCTATTATCTGATTTCTTGGCTGCAAGTATATTCAAAGATATAAGTACCTCAGATTTCATAAAAGTGGGAGCTTTTTTGGTTTTTTTAAGTGCAATTAATCAAATTTCACTTTTTTATTTTAGAGTATCCCGACAGACCGAAACATTTGCCTTTTTAACTTTATTTCAGACATTCGGGCAACTAACTTTGATTTTATCATTTCTCTTAATGGGATTCGGCTTGTTTGAAGTTATATCAGCTGTACTAATTGTTCAGGGATTATTGTTCATAATCTCTATTTACAAAATCGTATCACAGATAGGTTTTAGAATCCCCAAATTTAATCAGATTGAAGAGTATTTAAAATACTCTGCACCATTGACTCCAAATTCTCTCATCAGATGGATCACCGATTCAAGTGATAGGTATATGGTCAGTTATTTCCTAGGATTAAGCCAAGTTGGAATTTATTCAGCTTCATATGCTATTGGAAATCTTATTCTTTTGTTTATTACACCTCTCCAATTCATCTTGTTTCCAGAACTTTCACGTTTATTTGATGAAGGGAAAATCGATGAAGTGAAGGTTTATTTAAGTTATTCAATGAAATATTTCCTTTTAATAGCGATTCCTGCTGTTTTTGGATTATCTGCACTTGCAAAGCCTATGTTGGAAATTCTTACAACACATGAATTCATTTCAGGTAGTATTGTTATTCCTTTTATTGCCTTATCAGGACTTTTATCAGGTATTTTTCAGATAGTTATCAATATTACACATCTTGTAAAAAAAACAAAATTCAATTTGTATATCCATATCTTTGCTGCCTTGTTAAACATAGTTTTTAATTTTTTGTTGATTCCATCAATTGGCATTGTTGGAGCAGCAATTGCCACTTTAATTTCATACACATTAATGGTAATAATCTGTATCCTTGTTTCTTATAAATATATTGAATTCAATCTAAATTTTGGTTTTATTTTGAGAAGTGTCATGGCCTCTTCAATTATGTTAGGAGTTATTTCTTGTTTAAATCCTTCTAATATTATGGGCCTTTTCGGCTCAGTATTAATGGGTGCATTCGTTTATCTTACGATAATGATTCTGATCAAAGGGATTAGTAGACATGACTTAAATATAGTAAAAGACTTTTGTATTAATATCAGAAATATGCTTTTCAAAAAAATTAACTATGTATTATTTAGATGA
- the wecB gene encoding non-hydrolyzing UDP-N-acetylglucosamine 2-epimerase, producing the protein MKILSVIGARPQFIKCAPLSRAIRKEHTEILVHTGQHYDPKMSDIFFKELQIPEPDYNLGVGSSSHGEQTGKMLIEIEKILLKEKPDFVLIYGDTNSTLAGALAASKLHIKVAHVEAGLRSFDQSMPEEINRVLTDHVSNLLFCPTETAVLNLKNEGITSGVYSVGDVMLDALEYNINIAEEKSAILENLGLTSKEYLVATVHRASNTDSFKNLSFIINAFCDVDIPIVFPVHPRTEKYLKQYGLWNKLCENVKVIPPLGYLEMLKLMTHSRKILTDSGGVQKEAYMLGVPCITMRDNTEWVETVKDGWNVLVRADYEKIKNAILTFEGAEIKNDIFGTGNACEDICDILNEHF; encoded by the coding sequence ATGAAAATCCTATCAGTCATCGGCGCCCGCCCCCAATTTATCAAATGCGCCCCTCTCTCCCGCGCAATCCGTAAAGAACACACAGAAATCCTTGTGCACACTGGCCAGCACTATGACCCCAAAATGTCCGACATATTCTTCAAAGAATTACAGATCCCTGAACCTGACTACAATCTGGGTGTAGGCTCAAGTAGTCACGGCGAACAAACAGGAAAAATGCTTATTGAAATCGAAAAGATCCTTCTCAAAGAAAAACCTGACTTTGTCCTGATATACGGAGATACAAATTCCACTCTTGCAGGAGCTCTTGCAGCCTCCAAACTACACATCAAAGTTGCCCATGTGGAAGCTGGACTTCGTTCCTTTGACCAGTCTATGCCAGAAGAAATTAACAGAGTACTCACAGACCATGTCTCGAACCTGCTCTTCTGCCCCACAGAAACGGCAGTCTTAAACCTCAAAAATGAGGGAATCACATCTGGAGTGTATAGTGTTGGAGATGTGATGCTTGATGCCCTGGAATACAATATAAATATTGCAGAAGAAAAATCCGCGATTTTAGAAAATTTAGGACTAACCTCAAAAGAATATTTGGTTGCAACTGTTCATCGAGCTTCGAATACCGACAGTTTCAAGAATCTTTCATTTATAATTAATGCCTTTTGTGATGTTGATATTCCTATTGTGTTTCCGGTGCACCCAAGAACTGAGAAATATCTGAAGCAATACGGACTATGGAATAAATTATGTGAAAATGTAAAGGTCATTCCTCCCCTTGGATATTTAGAAATGTTAAAACTCATGACTCATTCTAGAAAAATCCTCACAGACTCAGGAGGGGTGCAGAAAGAAGCGTATATGCTTGGGGTTCCCTGCATAACTATGAGAGATAATACCGAGTGGGTTGAGACTGTAAAGGATGGATGGAATGTGCTTGTTAGAGCTGATTATGAGAAAATCAAGAATGCCATTTTAACTTTTGAAGGAGCTGAAATAAAAAATGATATTTTTGGAACCGGAAATGCATGTGAAGATATTTGTGATATTCTAAATGAGCATTTTTGA
- a CDS encoding glycosyltransferase, with the protein MKKVLIVSYYFPPDPAIGGLRINGLAKYLPDFGWEPVILTKNSPDNFTLKYTIVRTPYCEYDSINSFKNMFGLNPKSSFKGQLGRSTLKDKKTFLYLLSNFITEIITYPDNQKKWYSDAFKIGDELLTNEKIDAIISSSSPIISHIIAHDLSEKYNIPWIADLRDLWTQNHYCTHSKIRKVFDKRLELKTLAASDAITTVSSNLASNLRKFHNRKSVYSIPNGYDLEESINTNISLSNKFTITYTGSLYNGKRDPSKLFNALNELIKEKKIDRKNIEIRFYGPKEEWIKEEIKKYSLQDIISHNGLVSRDISLVKQKESQLLLLLLWDHPSEIGVYTGKLFEYLASKRPILAIGGPKGVVNDLLEETETGYFVSSVEDIKNTIIKYYTEYKLNGQVSYKGNNSKIEKYSQKEMARKFADILDNFIKVDY; encoded by the coding sequence ATGAAAAAAGTATTAATTGTTTCATATTATTTCCCCCCAGATCCTGCAATAGGTGGTTTAAGAATTAACGGACTGGCAAAATATCTTCCAGATTTTGGCTGGGAGCCTGTCATCTTAACAAAAAATTCGCCTGATAATTTTACCTTGAAATATACCATTGTAAGAACTCCGTATTGTGAATATGACAGTATAAATTCATTTAAAAATATGTTTGGGCTTAATCCAAAAAGTTCCTTCAAAGGGCAATTAGGTAGATCTACTCTAAAGGATAAAAAAACATTTTTATATTTATTATCTAATTTTATTACAGAAATTATAACATATCCAGACAACCAAAAAAAATGGTATTCTGATGCTTTTAAAATAGGAGATGAGCTCTTAACCAATGAAAAAATTGATGCAATAATTAGCAGTTCTTCTCCCATAATATCTCATATAATTGCTCATGATCTGAGCGAAAAATATAACATTCCATGGATTGCAGACTTACGTGATCTTTGGACTCAAAACCATTACTGTACACATAGTAAAATACGGAAAGTATTTGATAAAAGATTAGAACTTAAAACATTGGCAGCCTCGGATGCTATAACTACAGTATCCAGTAATTTAGCTTCAAATCTTAGAAAATTTCATAATAGAAAATCCGTATATTCAATCCCAAATGGATATGATCTGGAGGAATCTATTAATACAAATATAAGTCTTTCAAATAAATTTACAATTACATATACAGGAAGCCTTTATAATGGAAAAAGAGATCCTTCAAAACTATTTAATGCCTTGAATGAACTAATTAAAGAAAAAAAAATAGATCGAAAGAATATTGAAATTCGCTTTTATGGACCAAAAGAAGAATGGATTAAGGAAGAAATTAAAAAATATAGTCTTCAAGATATTATATCTCATAATGGTTTAGTCTCCAGAGATATATCATTAGTTAAGCAGAAAGAATCACAATTGTTGTTGCTTTTACTTTGGGATCATCCCTCAGAAATAGGAGTGTATACTGGAAAACTTTTTGAATATCTTGCATCAAAAAGGCCAATCTTAGCAATCGGGGGTCCAAAAGGTGTTGTAAATGATTTATTAGAGGAAACTGAAACTGGATACTTTGTCTCCTCTGTTGAAGATATAAAGAATACTATTATTAAATATTATACCGAATACAAATTAAATGGTCAGGTTTCATATAAAGGAAATAACTCAAAAATAGAGAAGTACAGCCAAAAAGAAATGGCAAGAAAATTTGCAGATATTCTTGACAATTTTATAAAAGTGGATTATTAA